The Apium graveolens cultivar Ventura chromosome 6, ASM990537v1, whole genome shotgun sequence genome contains a region encoding:
- the LOC141664827 gene encoding uncharacterized protein LOC141664827, which translates to MQNVLASIWRPKDGMEIHDLGGQRYSFVFFHVLDLQKVVEGGSWTFEQNLLLHHKLEANEDAHLVRLNRMDIWVQIYDLPTGMLSERILKSIGDYIGVFIKADSQNVKGGWKLFVRIRVTMDVDKPLKRKMKIKREGVLGHG; encoded by the coding sequence ATGCAAAATGTGCTGGCATCAATTTGGAGACCAAAAGATGGGATGGAAATCCATGACCTAGGTGGACAGAGGTACTCGTTCGTGTTTTTTCATGTTCTCGATTTACAGAAGGTTGTTGAAGGAGGGTCATGGACATTTGAACAAAATCTGTTACTGCACCACAAGCTAGAGGCCAATGAAGATGCACACCTGGTGAGGTTAAATCGAATGGATATATGGGTTCAGATTTATGACTTGCCTACTGGGATGCTATCAGAGAGGATATTGAAGAGTATAGGAGATTATATAGGAGTGTTTATTAAAGCAGATTCTCAGAATGTTAAAGGTGGATGGAAATTGTTTGTACGTATTAGAGTGACAATGGATGTTGATAAGCCTCTTAAAAGGAAAATGAAGATTAAGAGAGAGGGGGTGCTTGGACATGGATAA
- the LOC141664826 gene encoding uncharacterized protein LOC141664826: protein MGDFNDLLYPKDKEGTHPHPNYLMNGFRNALEMSSLSEIDLSGGRFTWEKGRGTNAWVKERLDRGFANANWWSLFPLCNLKVVATAVSDHEAIFLQLVEATVSKKTFRFKFENTWLKEPSFISDVRNCWENLPMSHLMIKLMSVSRFMEKWGRDFFNKFKEKVRRQKAIIDLLRERTDDHSVREYLKARDKLNDILLHEELYWKQRAKLFWLREGDENTRFFHTSATARKKANKINFLVNEDGVRVNKVEDMGELIKGYYQRIFAAPEEATSNDSTASPRIVTQS from the coding sequence ATGGGAGATTTTAACGATCTTCTATACCCAAAGGATAAGGAAGGTACTCATCCGCACCCTAATTATCTTATGAATGGTTTTCGTAATGCTCTGGAGATGAGTTCACTGTCAGAGATTGATCTGAGTGGGGGTCGTTTTACTTGGGAGAAAGGTCGAGGAACGAATGCATGGGTTAAGGAGCGTCTAGATCGAGGGTTTGCAAATGCTAATTGGTGGAGTTTGTTTCCCCTGTGTAATTTAAAAGTTGTTGCAACAGCAGTTTCAGATCATGAAGCTATTTTCCTTCAACTGGTAGAAGCCACGGTGTCGAAGAAAACCTTTAGGTTTAAATTTGAAAATACTTGGCTTAAGGAGCCTTCATTTATTTCAGATGTGAGAAATTGTTGGGAAAATCTGCCTATGTCTCATTTGATGATTAAGTTGATGTCAGTATCTCGCTTTATGGAGAAATGGGGGAGAGACTTTTTCAATAAATTTAAAGAGAAAGTAAGGAGGCAAAAGGCTATTATTGATTTGCTGAGGGAAAGAACTGATGACCATAGTGTTCGGGAGTATCTGAAGGCGAGAGACAAACTCAATGATATTCTGTTGCATGAAGAGCTGTACTGGAAACAGCGTGCTAAATTGTTTTGGCTCAGAGAAGGGGACGAAAACACTCGGTTTTTTCATACATCTGCTACGGCAAGAAAGAAGGCGAACAAGATTAATTTTCTAGTTAATGAGGATGGAGTTCGAGTGAATAAGGTGGAAGATATGGGAGAGTTAATCAAAGGTTACTATCAGAGAATTTTTGCAGCACCAGAGGAGGCAACTTCGAACGATAGCACTGCTAGCCCAAGGATTGTAACTCAATCTTAG